A stretch of the Haloplanus aerogenes genome encodes the following:
- a CDS encoding nuclear transport factor 2 family protein — MSTEDVLDHHLDAFTAQDLDECLADYTDDSIVITNMGVFRGLDEIEGLFAGLFEEFSQAGSTIELDEKVIEDEYAYIVWHGETPDNDYEFCTDTFVVEDGTIHRQTFGGKIEPK; from the coding sequence ATGTCGACCGAAGACGTACTAGACCACCACCTCGACGCGTTCACTGCACAGGATCTCGACGAGTGTCTCGCCGACTACACCGACGACTCGATCGTCATCACCAACATGGGTGTGTTCCGAGGGCTCGACGAGATCGAGGGGCTGTTCGCCGGGCTGTTCGAGGAGTTCTCACAGGCGGGATCGACGATCGAACTCGACGAGAAGGTCATCGAGGACGAGTACGCCTACATCGTCTGGCACGGCGAGACGCCCGACAACGACTACGAGTTCTGTACTGACACGTTCGTCGTCGAGGACGGGACGATCCACCGGCAGACGTTCGGTGGCAAGATCGAGCCCAAGTAA
- a CDS encoding HalOD1 output domain-containing protein, whose product MIDTDAGASSVSWSDDHDAYVARFDDDGVVPSVVVAETLEATLDEQIEPLFDYVDPDALDNLVSDPSVAVKVTFDVEEATVTVHSDGRVFVRV is encoded by the coding sequence ATGATCGATACGGATGCGGGCGCGTCCAGCGTCTCTTGGAGCGACGATCACGACGCCTACGTGGCGCGCTTCGACGACGACGGAGTCGTCCCCAGCGTCGTCGTCGCCGAGACGCTGGAGGCGACACTCGACGAGCAGATCGAACCCCTGTTCGACTACGTCGATCCCGACGCCCTCGACAACCTCGTCTCCGATCCGTCGGTGGCGGTGAAGGTGACGTTCGACGTCGAGGAGGCCACCGTCACCGTCCACAGCGACGGTCGCGTGTTCGTCCGCGTGTGA
- a CDS encoding VOC family protein, with amino-acid sequence MTRLAPHHFGVTVTDLDRAVEFYRDTFDFDPPDRFTVSGEAFADGVGVEGATGRFAHFVLDGARIELVEYDPEGDDATGAAVNQPGAKHLGLAVDDLDAFYADLDSSVETLSEPRTTESGTRICFVRDPEGNLIEVLEA; translated from the coding sequence GTGACTCGACTCGCTCCACACCACTTCGGCGTGACCGTGACCGACCTCGACCGCGCGGTCGAGTTCTACCGGGACACCTTCGATTTCGACCCGCCAGATCGATTCACCGTCTCCGGCGAGGCGTTCGCCGACGGCGTCGGCGTCGAGGGTGCGACCGGCCGGTTCGCCCACTTCGTCCTCGACGGTGCCCGGATCGAACTCGTCGAGTACGACCCCGAAGGCGACGACGCGACCGGCGCGGCCGTGAACCAGCCCGGCGCGAAACATCTGGGCCTCGCCGTCGACGACCTGGACGCGTTCTACGCCGACCTCGATTCGAGCGTCGAGACGCTGAGCGAGCCGCGAACGACCGAGAGCGGCACGCGTATCTGCTTCGTCCGCGACCCGGAAGGGAACCTGATCGAGGTACTGGAGGCCTGA
- a CDS encoding universal stress protein produces MTFVVPFDGSALAETALVRAVEFGTVLDELIVAVSVIPEGNASYARDHGWLDAGEPFDRQTVVGRLHEAVTAHAPNAEFRYDTVGRRATPGTIASRLREQARDVDASMVFVGSENAGRLVSSLSSVGKTVAADDEYDVVIVRHRHPSKIRQVHDASPFRESKSDFYR; encoded by the coding sequence ATGACTTTCGTCGTGCCGTTTGACGGATCGGCGCTGGCCGAGACCGCACTGGTTCGGGCCGTCGAGTTCGGAACCGTTCTCGACGAACTGATCGTCGCAGTCAGCGTGATCCCGGAGGGCAACGCGTCGTACGCGCGGGACCACGGCTGGTTGGACGCGGGTGAGCCGTTCGACCGACAGACGGTGGTGGGGCGGCTCCACGAGGCCGTAACGGCCCACGCACCGAACGCGGAGTTCCGGTACGATACCGTCGGCCGGCGAGCCACGCCGGGGACGATAGCCAGTCGACTCCGGGAGCAGGCGAGGGACGTGGACGCGTCGATGGTGTTCGTCGGCAGCGAGAACGCCGGCCGCCTCGTCTCGTCGCTGAGTAGCGTCGGCAAAACCGTCGCCGCCGACGACGAGTACGACGTGGTCATCGTCCGCCACCGGCATCCCTCGAAGATCAGGCAGGTACACGACGCCTCGCCGTTCCGCGAGTCGAAATCCGATTTCTATCGGTGA
- a CDS encoding winged helix-turn-helix domain-containing protein — protein MSPPPPSETELSDPATGNKAFQLLSDETRVAILQTLWEAHDPADETPIRFAELRERLGADDPGRLNYHLNKLADNFVRRTEDGYELMESGKRMVRMLLSGTAIDDPQVEPVAVDISCWYCGSQPEWSYREGWRYLECTNCEARCVESFPPGVISKSEFPPSGLRDRTPNEINEADRIWGAHRRASIIDGVCPECAGEMPVTSVDICGDHQPDWDEYQFCENCGSIFWMLVSHVCEGCKYRWRMPTLFYPSRHPAVVAFFYDHGIEFDLATYEQRARLLDFEEELLSEDPLRIRISVPSEDEILRLTFDEHMDVVNVDRCK, from the coding sequence ATGAGCCCACCACCTCCGAGCGAGACGGAGCTGTCGGACCCAGCCACCGGAAACAAGGCGTTCCAGCTGCTCTCTGACGAAACCCGAGTCGCGATATTACAGACCCTCTGGGAAGCACACGATCCGGCGGACGAAACACCGATTCGGTTCGCCGAACTCCGCGAGCGCCTCGGTGCCGACGATCCGGGTCGCCTCAACTACCACTTGAACAAGCTTGCGGACAACTTCGTCCGGCGGACAGAGGACGGCTACGAGCTGATGGAGTCTGGCAAGCGAATGGTCAGGATGCTACTTTCCGGCACGGCGATCGACGACCCACAGGTCGAACCCGTGGCGGTAGATATCTCGTGTTGGTACTGTGGGAGCCAACCCGAGTGGAGCTATCGGGAGGGGTGGCGCTACTTGGAATGTACCAACTGCGAAGCGAGATGCGTCGAGTCTTTCCCACCTGGCGTGATCAGCAAGTCCGAATTCCCGCCGTCCGGACTACGGGATCGGACGCCGAATGAGATCAACGAGGCGGACCGAATTTGGGGCGCTCATCGACGAGCCTCGATAATAGACGGGGTTTGCCCCGAGTGTGCGGGTGAGATGCCTGTCACCTCGGTCGATATCTGCGGGGATCACCAGCCGGATTGGGATGAGTACCAGTTCTGCGAGAACTGTGGTTCAATCTTCTGGATGCTCGTCTCACACGTCTGCGAGGGGTGTAAATACCGATGGCGGATGCCGACGTTGTTCTACCCGTCACGGCACCCGGCGGTGGTTGCGTTCTTCTACGACCACGGCATCGAGTTCGACCTGGCGACGTACGAACAACGTGCTCGCCTCCTCGATTTCGAGGAGGAATTGCTCTCGGAGGACCCCCTTCGTATCCGCATCTCGGTTCCTTCGGAGGACGAAATACTCCGGCTCACGTTCGATGAACACATGGACGTGGTGAATGTGGACCGTTGCAAGTAA
- a CDS encoding DUF1059 domain-containing protein, with protein MAQAHKLDCEAAAAECRFIIQSEDEAEVIELAKRHMWDVHGQDYTDEELRSKHLKIV; from the coding sequence GTGGCACAAGCACACAAACTCGATTGCGAAGCGGCGGCGGCCGAGTGCCGGTTCATCATCCAATCGGAAGACGAGGCCGAGGTGATCGAACTGGCCAAGCGACACATGTGGGACGTCCACGGCCAAGACTACACGGACGAAGAACTCCGCAGTAAACACCTGAAAATCGTATGA